One part of the Rutidosis leptorrhynchoides isolate AG116_Rl617_1_P2 chromosome 1, CSIRO_AGI_Rlap_v1, whole genome shotgun sequence genome encodes these proteins:
- the LOC139901661 gene encoding uncharacterized protein has translation MALCREYDNPDLFITFTSNPRWSEIDTMLCYIEGIYIIEFQKHGLPHVHMLIWLTSAHKCRAPSDIDDLISVEIPSKINDPEGFRAVTEYMLHGPCGGTHMDAPCIIDKQCSKHFHKPYYAETIIDKEGYANYRHRNNVIKFKKKKNNTALDNSFVVPYNRYLLLKYNAHINVEWCNRSRAIKYLFKYLNKGPDRATIVIQENMIPSGSDSERENIFEVDEIRNYLDCRYLLPCEAIWRLFSYDIHYSKPSVIKLSFHLPNQQSITLRDSQKLPALLKRESIKEMMFKQWFDLNKQDEFSRTLTYVKLPKHYVWNQDAKMWIPRKLRTSIGRIVYSNPTSANEACFVYGLVNDDREWSQAISEATLWASGVQLRELFVTMLLFCNVSKPLQLWESNWQALSDDILHKKRKIFNFPDLILTDSQIKNYCLVEIQGILNKNGKSLDDYPELPQPDPSMLT, from the exons ATGGCTTTATGTCGGGAATACGACAATCCAGATTTATTCATCACCTTCACTTCTAACCCTAGATGGTCTGAAATCGACACTATGCTCTGCTATATTGAGG GTATATACATCATCGAATTCCAGAAACACGGGTTGCCTCATGTACATATGTTAATATGGTTAACATCTGCTCATAAATGCAGGGCACCGTCTGACATTGATGACCTTATATCAGTAGAAATACCGTCAAAGATAAATGATCCCGAGGGGTTTAGAGCTGTAACCGAATACATGTTACATGGCCCTTGTGGTGGAACACACATGGATGCACCTTGCATTATTGACAAACAGTGTTCTAAACATTTTCATAAACCATATTATGCAGAAACGATAATTGACAAAGAAGGGTATGCTAACTACAGGCACAGAAACAACGtgatcaaatttaaaaaaaaaaaaaacaacaccgCACTTGACAACAGTTTTGTGGTCCCATACAACAGATACCTACTCCTAAAATACAATGCCCATATAAATGTAGAGTGGTGTAATAGATCTCGAGCAATCAAATATTTATTCAAATACTTGAACAAGGGCCCGGACCGCGCAACAATCGTCATACAAGAAAATATGATACCCAGCGGCAGCGATTCCGAAAGAGAAAACATATTTGAGGTTGACGAGATAAGAAATTATTTGGATTGTCGTTATTTATTGCCATGTGAAGCTATTTGGAGGTTGTTTTCATACGACATCCACTACTCAAAACCATCGGTCATAAAATTGTCATTTCACCTACCAAATCAACAATCGATCACGTTACGTGATTCACAAAAACTCCCTGCCCTACTAAAAAGGGAGAGTATTAAAGAAATGATGTTCAAACAGTGGTTTGACCTTAACAAACAGGATGAGTTTTCCCGAACACTTACGTACGTGAAACTCCCTAAACATTACGTATGGAATCAGGATGCCAAAATGTGGATCCCGAGAAAGCTTAGAACCAGTATTGGCCGTATAGTCTACTCAAACCCTACCTCAGCGAAC GAAGCTTGCTTTGTGTATGGTTTGGTCAATGATGACAGAGAATGGTCACAGGCTATCTCAGAAGCAACATTATGGGCTTCGGGTGTGCAACTTCGAGAATTATTCGTCACCATGCTACTCTTTTGCAACGTGAGTAAGCCATTGCAACTATGGGAGTCAAATTGGCAGGCTTTATCGGACGACATCCTTCATAAGAAAAGAAAAATATTCAACTTCCCTGATCTAATCCTCACCGACTCACAGATTAAGAATTATTGCTTGGTCGAAATACAGGGCATATTAAATAAAAATGGAAAGTCATTAGATGATTACCCTGAGCTTCCACAACCCGACCCATCTATGCTTACGTAA